The following proteins are encoded in a genomic region of Solea senegalensis isolate Sse05_10M linkage group LG5, IFAPA_SoseM_1, whole genome shotgun sequence:
- the ela3l gene encoding elastase 3 like produces the protein MFPIVLASVLIAGALGCGKPPIEPLSTRVVNGVDAKPHSWPWQVSLQYERDGEWRHTCGGSLIAANWVMTAAHCINSKLSYRVFVGKHNLVEEEASSQAILPEKFIVHEKWNPIFVAFGNDIAMIKLSEPVTLSSHVQFACIPAAGTVMTNLYPCYITGWGRLYTGGPIADKLQQALMPVADHATCSQPDWWGIALRTSMVCAGGDGIVAGCNGDSGGPLNCKNSEGVWEVHGIASFVSGLGCNYKKKPTVFTRVSAFNDWIDQVMMNN, from the exons ATGTTCCCCATTGTGCTGGCCTCAGTGCTCATTGCTGGCG CCCTCGGGTGCGGCAAACCACCCATTGAACCCCTGTCTACCCGTGTCGTCAACGGAGTAGATGCCAAACCCCACAGCTGGCCCTGGCAG GTCTCTCTGCAGTATGAGAGGGACGGTGAGTGGAGGCACACTTGTGGAGGATCGCTGATTGCTGCCAACTGGGTCATGACTGCTGCTCACTGCATCAA CTCCAAGCTCTCCTACAGGGTGTTTGTGGGCAAACACAACCTGGTTGAGGAGGAAGCCAGCTCCCAGGCCATCCTGCCTGAGAAGTTTATCGTGCATGAGAAATGGAATCCCATCTTTGTGGCCTTCGG TAACGACATTGCCATGATCAAGTTGTCAGAGCCTGTGACTTTGAGCAGCCATGTGCAGTTTGCATGTATCCCTGCTGCTGGCACTGTGATGACCAACCTCTACCCCTGCTACATCACCGGATGGGGAAGGCTGTACA CTGGAGGCCCCATCGCTGATAAGCTGCAGCAGGCTTTGATGCCTGTGGCTGATCATGCCACCTGCTCCCAGCCTGACTGGTGGGGTATTGCTCTCAGGACTTCCATGGTGTGTGCCGGTGGGGATGGAATCGTGGCTGGATGCAAC GGCGACTCCGGTGGACCTCTGAACTGTAAAAACTCTGAGGGTGTGTGGGAGGTCCACGGCATTGCCAGCTTCGTCTCTGGCCTAGGCTGCAACTATAAGAAGAAACCCACTGTCTTCACCCGTGTCTCTGCTTTCAATGACTGGATCGACCAG GTAATGATGAACAactaa
- the bco2l gene encoding beta-carotene 15, 15-dioxygenase 2, like isoform X1, which translates to MGERVRERQRARLTALVMTLWKISRNLFVGTFWRFQPRMQTVTSDSPHSTVSSRQRCPQAKGLESVAPLVRTGEETPDPIPTTVNGTIPTWINGSFLRNGPGKFEFGKDRYTHWFDGMAMMHRFHICDGRVSYCSRFLRSDSFVQNSEKNRIVVSEFGTLAMPDPCKNIFARFFSRFQIPKTTDNASVNFVKYKGDYYVSTETNFMRRIDPQSLETKDKVDWSKFVAVNAATAHPHYDREGASYNMGNSYGKNGYFYTIIRVPPPDDNAAMGDSADLTGTKVVCSIPAAEPRKPSYYHSFVMSENYIVFVEQPIKLDLMKFMLYRIQGKSFHKAMTWEPQCQTIFHLVNRHTGERSKVKYTAAPMFTLHQINAYEDNGFLVMDMCCGDEGQVIAEFTLENLRRESGEEMDKFYNAMCRNLPRRYILPLTVDEKTPADQNLVTLPNCTATAKKTKPGEVLMTHEELHDDQLLQYGGLEFPQINYAQYNGRPYRYFYSCGFGHVFSDSLLKMDVHTKELKVWRHPGLFPSEPVFVASPNATEEDDGVVMSVIITPRKEKSTFLLVLDAKTFTELARAEVPVNIPYGTHGVFNEMG; encoded by the exons atgggagagagagtgagagaaagacagagagcgAGGCTGACTGCATTAGTCATGACTCTGTGGAAGATTAGTAGGAACCTTTTCGTGGGCACTTTCTGGCGTTTTCAACCAAGGATGCAGACAGTGACGTCAGACTCTCCCCACTCCACAG tgtCCAGCAGGCAGCGATGTCCACAGGCCAAGGGGCTGGAGAGCGTGGCCCCTCTGGTGCGGACTGGGGAAGAAACTCCTGATCCCATTCCGACCACAGTCAACGGAACCATTCCAACATGGATCAACGGGAGCTTCTTGAGAAATGGTCCTGGGAAATTTGAGTTTGGGAAAGACAG GTACACCCACTGGTTTGACGGCATGGCCATGATGCACCGGTTCCACATCTGTGACGGCCGAGTCTCGTACTGCAGCCGCTTCCTGCGGAGTGACTCATTCGTCCAAAACTCGGAGAAGAATCGCATCGTGGTGTCAGAGTTCGGAACACTGGCCATGCCTGATCCCTGCAAGAACATCTTTGCCCGCTTCTTTTCGCGATTTCAGATTCCCA AGACCACAGATAATGCCAGCGTGAACTTTGTCAAGTACAAGGGAGACTACTACGTCAGCACAGAGACCAACTTCATGCGGCGAATAGATCCACAAAGTCTGGAGACAAAGGATAAG GTGGACTGGAGTAAATTTGTTGCGGTTAACGCAGCTACAGCTCACCCGCATTACGACCGCGAAGGGGCCTCGTACAACATGGGCAACTCGTACGGCAAAAACG GTTACTTCTACACCATCATCCGCGTGCCTCCTCCTGACGACAATGCAGCAATGGGGGACTCAGCGGATCTGACTGGAACCAAAGTGGTCTGCTCCATCCCTGCAGCCGAACCCCGGAAACCCTCCTATTATCACAGCTTTG TCATGTCGGAGAACTACATCGTGTTCGTCGAGCAGCCCATCAAGCTGGACCTGATGAAGTTCATGCTGTACAGAATCCAGGGGAAGAGTTTTCACAAAGCCATGACCTGGGAGCCTCAGTGTCAAACCATCTTCCACCTGgttaacagacacacaggcgAG CGGAGCAAAGTGAAGTACACCGCAGCGCCAATGTTCACGCTGCATCAGATCAACGCGTACGAGGACAACGGCTTCTTGGTTATGGACATGTGCTGTGGCGACGAGGGACAAGTCATCGCAGAGTTCACACTGGAGAACCTCCGCAGAGAGTCAGGGGAGGAGATGGACAAG TTTTACAATGCGATGTGTAGAAACCTTCCAAGGAGATACATCCTGCCCCTGACTGTGGATGAAAAAACTCCAGCGGACCAAAACCTTGTCACTCTGCCAAACTGCACAGCCACAGCAAAGAAGACAAAACCAGGAGAG GTTCTCATGACCCACGAAGAGCTTCATGACGACCAGCTGCTGCAGTACGGCGGCCTCGAGTTCCCTCAGATCAACTACGCTCAGTACAACGGCAGACCGTACCGCTACTTCTACTCCTGTGGCTTTGGACATGTCTTCAGCGACTCTCTGCTCAAGATGGATGTTCACACCAAGGAGCTTAAG GTGTGGCGGCATCCCGGCTTGTTCCCGTCTGAGCCTGTCTTTGTTGCTTCGCCCAATGCTACTGAGGAAGATGATGGAGTGGttatgtcagtcatcatcacaCCCAGAAAA
- the bco2l gene encoding beta-carotene 15, 15-dioxygenase 2, like isoform X2 yields MSTTTEPQTHSMSSRQRCPQAKGLESVAPLVRTGEETPDPIPTTVNGTIPTWINGSFLRNGPGKFEFGKDRYTHWFDGMAMMHRFHICDGRVSYCSRFLRSDSFVQNSEKNRIVVSEFGTLAMPDPCKNIFARFFSRFQIPKTTDNASVNFVKYKGDYYVSTETNFMRRIDPQSLETKDKVDWSKFVAVNAATAHPHYDREGASYNMGNSYGKNGYFYTIIRVPPPDDNAAMGDSADLTGTKVVCSIPAAEPRKPSYYHSFVMSENYIVFVEQPIKLDLMKFMLYRIQGKSFHKAMTWEPQCQTIFHLVNRHTGERSKVKYTAAPMFTLHQINAYEDNGFLVMDMCCGDEGQVIAEFTLENLRRESGEEMDKFYNAMCRNLPRRYILPLTVDEKTPADQNLVTLPNCTATAKKTKPGEVLMTHEELHDDQLLQYGGLEFPQINYAQYNGRPYRYFYSCGFGHVFSDSLLKMDVHTKELKVWRHPGLFPSEPVFVASPNATEEDDGVVMSVIITPRKEKSTFLLVLDAKTFTELARAEVPVNIPYGTHGVFNEMG; encoded by the exons ATGTCCACAACCACAGAGCCtcagacacacagca tgtCCAGCAGGCAGCGATGTCCACAGGCCAAGGGGCTGGAGAGCGTGGCCCCTCTGGTGCGGACTGGGGAAGAAACTCCTGATCCCATTCCGACCACAGTCAACGGAACCATTCCAACATGGATCAACGGGAGCTTCTTGAGAAATGGTCCTGGGAAATTTGAGTTTGGGAAAGACAG GTACACCCACTGGTTTGACGGCATGGCCATGATGCACCGGTTCCACATCTGTGACGGCCGAGTCTCGTACTGCAGCCGCTTCCTGCGGAGTGACTCATTCGTCCAAAACTCGGAGAAGAATCGCATCGTGGTGTCAGAGTTCGGAACACTGGCCATGCCTGATCCCTGCAAGAACATCTTTGCCCGCTTCTTTTCGCGATTTCAGATTCCCA AGACCACAGATAATGCCAGCGTGAACTTTGTCAAGTACAAGGGAGACTACTACGTCAGCACAGAGACCAACTTCATGCGGCGAATAGATCCACAAAGTCTGGAGACAAAGGATAAG GTGGACTGGAGTAAATTTGTTGCGGTTAACGCAGCTACAGCTCACCCGCATTACGACCGCGAAGGGGCCTCGTACAACATGGGCAACTCGTACGGCAAAAACG GTTACTTCTACACCATCATCCGCGTGCCTCCTCCTGACGACAATGCAGCAATGGGGGACTCAGCGGATCTGACTGGAACCAAAGTGGTCTGCTCCATCCCTGCAGCCGAACCCCGGAAACCCTCCTATTATCACAGCTTTG TCATGTCGGAGAACTACATCGTGTTCGTCGAGCAGCCCATCAAGCTGGACCTGATGAAGTTCATGCTGTACAGAATCCAGGGGAAGAGTTTTCACAAAGCCATGACCTGGGAGCCTCAGTGTCAAACCATCTTCCACCTGgttaacagacacacaggcgAG CGGAGCAAAGTGAAGTACACCGCAGCGCCAATGTTCACGCTGCATCAGATCAACGCGTACGAGGACAACGGCTTCTTGGTTATGGACATGTGCTGTGGCGACGAGGGACAAGTCATCGCAGAGTTCACACTGGAGAACCTCCGCAGAGAGTCAGGGGAGGAGATGGACAAG TTTTACAATGCGATGTGTAGAAACCTTCCAAGGAGATACATCCTGCCCCTGACTGTGGATGAAAAAACTCCAGCGGACCAAAACCTTGTCACTCTGCCAAACTGCACAGCCACAGCAAAGAAGACAAAACCAGGAGAG GTTCTCATGACCCACGAAGAGCTTCATGACGACCAGCTGCTGCAGTACGGCGGCCTCGAGTTCCCTCAGATCAACTACGCTCAGTACAACGGCAGACCGTACCGCTACTTCTACTCCTGTGGCTTTGGACATGTCTTCAGCGACTCTCTGCTCAAGATGGATGTTCACACCAAGGAGCTTAAG GTGTGGCGGCATCCCGGCTTGTTCCCGTCTGAGCCTGTCTTTGTTGCTTCGCCCAATGCTACTGAGGAAGATGATGGAGTGGttatgtcagtcatcatcacaCCCAGAAAA